The following are encoded together in the Drosophila nasuta strain 15112-1781.00 unplaced genomic scaffold, ASM2355853v1 ctg22_pilon, whole genome shotgun sequence genome:
- the LOC132797809 gene encoding uncharacterized protein LOC132797809, with translation MEDYLSILDKLRNAGSIIDLTFLSSSLAPRASWKVCRDFTYSDHQAIITDIRKRPEVAAVPRVTRYRENTLDIDMFEHMMQGLQLSGTATDMTKQIMSQLTRACNASMKKVGNGAKHQPVYWWTNEIAVARRECCQARRSLQRALKRGNPDASSLLLELKTKRRTLKGLIKASKNRLFLELCDQAEQDPWGSAYKITMRKLNAFSSPSPKCPELLRKIVSHLFPQQPARNDNNEVAGLADWNRIQFDEVSDREVLAAAHRIKPAYRPICLLDIVGKVLERVICTRLEAEVDIKWGLSPYQFGFRKAHSTQQAVQVVSHIAATAIEGKRWLWGTKQYCLVVTLDVKNAFNSANWGRIMQCLIQRNIEPHIVRIIGSYLEGRSLRYRTNHGSVNQVVTGGVPQGSVLGPTLWNLMYDGILRLDLPEGVKISCQCVSHSLWEAAHVIAGITPFDLLVTEISRKYCTGNHLTSRQIMLIEWQQRWTEAPKGRWTWKLIPSVEASLVDTGVSEHIFIALGTLTIHHAQGVE, from the exons ATGGAGGACTATCTGTCCATTTTGGACAAGCTG AGGAACGCAGGATCCATTATCGACCTGACCTTTCTTAGCAGTAGCCTGGCTCCAAGAGCCTCCTGGAAGGTCTGTAGGGACTTCACCTACAGCGATCACCAAGCCATCATTACTGATATAAGGAAACGACCCGAAGTTGCGGCAGTTCCGAGAGTAACCAGGTACCGAGAGAACACTCTTGACATCGACATGTTCGAGCATATGATGCAAGGGTTGCAACTTAGCGGCACGGCGACTGACATGACCAAGCAGATCATGTCTCAGTTGACACGAGCATGCAATGCCTCAATGAAGAAGGTCGGGAACGGAGCAAAGCATCAGCCGGTGTACTGGTGGACTAACGAAATTGCAGTGGCTCGGAGAGAATGCTGTCAGGCACGAAGATCTCTTCAGAGAGCCCTCAAACGCGGAAATCCAGACGCGTCTTCGCTATTGCTCGAGCTAAAGACAAAAAGGCGAACACTGAAAGGTCTAATTAAAGCAAGCAAGAACCGACTCTTCCTGGAGCTGTGTGACCAAGCCGAACAGGACCCTTGGGGATCGGCCTACAAGATTACGATGAGGAAGTTGAATGCCTTCTCATCGCCAAGCCCGAAGTGCCCAGAACTCTTGAGGAAAATAGTGTCTCATCTGTTCCCACAGCAACCAGCCCGAAACGACAACAATGAGGTTGCAGGACTTGCTGACTGGAACAGGATTCAGTTTGACGAAGTCTCGGATAGAGAGGTCTTAGCAGCAGCGCACAGGATAAAACCTG CTTACCGGCCAATCTGTCTGCTGGACATCGTAGGCAAGGTACTCGAACGCGTTATTTGCACGCGACTGGAAGCCGAGGTTGACATCAAATGGGGTCTTTCACCATATCAATTTGGTTTCAGAAAGGCACACTCCACACAACAAGCGGTACAGGTGGTCTCACACatagcagccacagcaatagAGGGTAAGCGGTGGCTCTGGGGTACCAAACAGTATTGCCTAGTGGTCACTCTAGATGTCAAGAACGCTTTTAACTCCGCCAACTGGGGGAGAATCATGCAATGCCTGATCCAAAGGAACATTGAGCCGCACATCGTCCGCATAATAGGCAGTTACCTCGAAGGAAGGTCACTACGCTATCGGACCAACCACGGAAGCGTCAACCAAGTAGTTACTGGAGGGGTTCCACAAGGCTCAGTTCTTGGTCCGACGCTGTGGAACTTAATGTACGACGGAATACTGAGACTTGATCTGCCGGAAGGGGTTAAGATT AGTTGCCAGTGCGTTTCGCACAGTCTCTGGGAAGCAGCGCACGTGATAGCGGGCATCACTCCGTTCGATCTGCTGGTCACCGAGATCAGCAGAAAATACTGCACAGGAAATCACCTCACAAGCCGTCAGATCATGCTGATCGAGTGGCAACAACGGTGGACCGAAGCTCCCAAGGGAAGATGGACATGGAAACTGATTCCATCGGTCGAAGC TTCCTTAGTGGACACGGGTGTTTCCGAGCATATCTTCATCGCTTTGGGCACGCTGACGATCCATCATGCCCAAGGTGTGGAGTAG
- the LOC132797808 gene encoding uncharacterized protein LOC132797808 has protein sequence MLEGRRTIHMPMRDLIDSIMGLYTAADEEMLSTATLNQTMPNLQAIGWAAAETEQGNTWKTVRKKNRHEKHTRNARLESAKPDAVIVSAPANTSYADILRSVKSEPKLKELGQHVRGIRKTLKGELLFELSKPSDPNTKVFQEAIKEFLGPSIDVRSLTKMTSIEVKDLDEVTSGEELLEAIITQFGEIGVNQSSIITIRRSYGSRQTASLRIPVDSAAKLLKAGKLRVGWNTCRIRRKIQPIRCYRCMEFGHIQSRCTAEADCSGNCYNYGEAGHQAKTCSKKPKCILCSRKGEEDSAHTTTSIRCPYQSKARSRSN, from the exons ATGCTAGAGGGTCGTCGGACCATACATATGCCTATGAGAGACCTCATTGACAGCATAATGGGCCTTTACACGGCGGCGGATGAGGAGATGCTCTCAACTGCAACCCTCAATCAGACAATGCCGAATCTTCAAGCTATAG GATGGGCGGCTGCTGAAACAGAGCAAGGTAACACTTGGAAAACGGTGCGAAAGAAGAATAGACACGAGAAGCACACCAGAAACGCAAGGCTAGAATCGGCAAAGCCTGACGCAGTGATTGTGAGCGCACCTGCGAATACATCGTACGCTGATATACTGCGCTCAGTCAAATCAGAGCCAAAATTGAAAGAGCTGGGTCAGCATGTTAGGGGTATCCGAAAGACGCTGAAAGGAGAGCTGCTCTTTGAACTATCAAAGCCTTCGGACCCCAACACGAAAGTATTCCAGGAGGCAATAAAGGAGTTCCTGGGCCCATCAATAGATGTCAGATCGCTGACGAAAATGACTTCAATCGAAGTAAAAGACTTGGACGAAGTGACTTCTGGAGAGGAACTGTTGGAAGCCATAATCACCCAATTTGGCGAGATCGGGGTGAATCAATCCAGCATTATAACGATTCGCAGATCGTATGGAAGCAGGCAGACAGCTAGTCTAAGAATCCCAGTCGACTCAGCGGCGAAGCTACTAAAGGCAGGCAAACTGCGTGTAGGATGGAATACGTGTCGTATAAGGCGTAAGATACAGCCAATACGCTGCTACAGGTGTATGGAATTCGGACATATACAAAGCAGGTGTACAGCGGAAGCAGATTGTTCGGGAAATTGCTACAATTACGGAGAGGCAGGCCACCAGGCCAAAACATGCTCGAAAAAGCCGAAATGCATACTGTGTAGCAGGAAAGGGGAAGAAGATTCGGCGCACACGACTACCAGCATACGGTGCCCGTACCAGAGCAAGGCGCGTTCACGGTCAAATTAG